The following proteins come from a genomic window of Amaranthus tricolor cultivar Red isolate AtriRed21 chromosome 14, ASM2621246v1, whole genome shotgun sequence:
- the LOC130800284 gene encoding histone-lysine N-methyltransferase, H3 lysine-9 specific SUVH6-like: protein MSLMASAEKFVDDGDNSESTSLPTYKMSKTLSDSPNAPESISTHSRLQTELRIFGQKENNDLKNTRDLHEPDEEIYSKESRSYDVPVCGWKEQRCSSRKRVSPVCDILADRECKVLKLVETQDNHFGLCEPYFKINTTITDADQNGGQCLKHVVFREGQDGDSSHGGVPLSALHSTQNKVVGDCGEKEGHGWNISRDHKAEGKQFSKESRRISNRVELVAFASMKHIKVEDGNEDSLEVPVLDLKTPCALKDTGIKKEVVEEGTCVLPGFPSQNRVSPNRDFLADSGHELGKTQYRHLGQCEADFNIHEAVVTETDQSGGQPIQQVFFRNDGLLEMPVLDAETPSAWEDTGIKKEVIDEGTSLQPYFPTQYQVPSYLGRKAQSCLLSPVFDFLSDCGHYLPGLGEIQDGHLGQYEADFNIPEFVVTDANQNGGQPIQHGVTFGNDEFLKIPELESIIPSAWEDTGIKKETVDVGTSAQPYFLTHHLVRSYLGGTEQSCPSEKRFSPVCDIMADCGLEAPRVNETQDRYLGQYKSGFNINAVVTDANESEGQPIQHGLVFGNKEFWEMPALDPLKTPSSWGDGDIKKEVVDEGTSVQPCLLTHHLVPSYLCRKTRNELGETQDRHSGQYEADVNIHEVTMTDGNQNGGQSIEHAISGTSPDVLEDPLRSQGGACVQTIQETRLFNKPSKIKREEESSEINNGEQGKGREQSKNNAKECTSVIKDKNKKKKSIEISHNMKLPEGSLTGVENSKSLHHYVRRNKCNCSSKSDIRCKVQDTLRLFHAVLRKLVQANETKTQGRVDASIQLIAAAKILKDNDKYVNTKKMLGAVPGVEVGDLFNYRFELAMIGLHRQIQRGIDFINQDGKIIAISIVDSGRYDNDTVDSHVLIYSGQGGNVAGGCKLLQDQKLENGNLALKNSIDKRNMVRVIRGFKERKQIGGRRTTTATYIYDGLYTVERYWHDLGPHGKWTYKFELRRAPNQPEQPMNKVKREKHEKQPKKARKSKKREACNVNDISKGKEKFPICAVNTIDNEKSPPFTYITEVMYPDWCQLIPPEGCDCKDGCSSSKHCACSIKNGGEIPYNYSGAIVEEKSLVYECGPSCKCPPTCHNRVSQHGIKHPLEIFKTESNGWGLRPLSSIASGSFVCEYIGELLDDNDAEQRTDNNAYLFGIGQYYNDLTLREGLSALIPDMPLSCTNVVENAGFTLDAAKFANVGRFINHSCSPNLFAQNVLYDSEDKSLPHIMFFAAQNIPPLQELTYHYNHTVDQVIDSSKNIKKKSCACCSNNCTCSK from the coding sequence ATGAGCTTAATGGCAAGTGCCGAGAAGTTTGTGGATGATGGGGATAATTCTGAGTCGACGTCCTTACCAActtataaaatgtcaaaaactctTAGTGATTCACCCAATGCCCCTGAGTCAATCTCCACGCACAGTAGATTGCAAACGGAGTTGAGGATTTTTGGgcaaaaagaaaacaatgatCTCAAGAATACTAGAGATCTTCATGAACCGGACGAGGAAATATATTCAAAAGAATCCAGGAGTTATGATGTGCCTGTTTGTGGGTGGAAGGAACAGAGGTGTTCGTCCCGAAAGAGAGTTTCTCCTGTTTGTGATATCCTTGCTGACCGTGAGTGTAAAGTACTAAAACTTGTTGAAACTCAGGACAACCATTTCGGTCTATGTGAGCCATATTTCAAAATCAACACAACTATCACTGATGCAGATCAAAATGGAGGACAGTGTCTAAAGCATGTAGTTTTCAGAGAAGGTCAGGATGGTGATTCTTCCCACGGTGGTGTGCCACTTTCCGCATTGCATAGCACGCAAAATAAAGTGGTTGGAGATTGTGGGGAAAAAGAAGGCCATGGTTGGAACATATCTAGAGATCATAAAGCGGAGGGGAAACAATTTTCCAAAGAATCCAGGAGGATTTCGAATagagttgaattggttgcatTTGCTTCAATGAAACACATCAAGGTAGAGGATGGAAATGAAGACTCGCTGGAAGTTCCAGTTTTGGACCTTAAAACACCTTGTGCACTGAAAGATACTGGTATTAAGAAAGAAGTGGTTGAAGAGGGAACATGTGTTCTTCCTGGTTTTCCATCTCAAAATAGAGTTTCTCCAAATCGTGATTTCCTTGCTGATTCTGGGCATGAATTAGGCAAAACTCAGTACAGACATTTGGGTCAATGTGAAGCAGATTTCAACATCCATGAAGCTGTTGTGACTGAAACGGATCAGAGTGGAGGACAGCCGATTCAACAAGTTTTTTTCAGAAATGATGGGTTGTTAGAGATGCCAGTTTTGGACGCTGAAACACCTAGTGCATGGGAAGATACTGGTATTAAGAAAGAAGTGATAGATGAGGGAACAAGTTTACAGCCTTATTTTCCGACACAATACCAAGTCCCTTCATATCTTGGTAGAAAGGCACAAAGCTGCCTATTATCTCCTGTTTTTGACTTCCTGTCTGATTGTGGGCATTATTTGCCTGGACTAGGTGAAATCCAGGATGGACATTTGGGTCAATATGAAGCAGATTTCAACATTCCTGAATTTGTTGTGACTGATGCAAATCAAAATGGAGGACAGCCGATACAACATGGTGTAACTTTTGGAAATGATGAGTTCTTAAAAATACCTGAATTGGAATCTATTATACCTAGTGCATGGGAAGATACTGGTATTAAGAAAGAAACGGTAGATGTGGGAACTAGTGCACAGCCTTATTTTCTGACACATCACCTAGTCCGTTCATATCTTGGTGGGACGGAGCAGAGTTGTCCATCTGAAAAGAGATTTTCTCCTGTTTGTGATATCATGGCTGATTGTGGACTTGAAGCACCTCGAGTAAATGAAACTCAGGACAGATATTTGGGTCAATATAAATCAGGCTTCAACATCAATGCAGTTGTGACTGATGCAAATGAGAGTGAAGGACAGCCAATACAACATGGTCTTGTTTTTGGAAATAAGGAGTTTTGGGAGATGCCTGCTTTGGACCCTCTAAAAACACCTAGTTCATGGGGGGACGGTGATATTAAGAAAGAAGTGGTAGATGAGGGAACTAGTGTACAACCTTGTTTACTGACACATCACCTAGTCCCTTCATATCTTTGTAGGAAGACTAGGAACGAATTGGGAGAAACTCAGGACAGACATTCCGGTCAATATGAAGCAGATGTCAACATCCATGAAGTTACTATGACTGATGGAAATCAGAATGGTGGACAGTCGATAGAACATGCTATTTCTGGAACAAGTCCGGATGTACTTGAGGACCCACTCAGATCACAGGGAGGTGCTTGTGTGCAGACGATTCAGGAAACTCGTTTGTTTAACAAACCATCAAAGATCAAAAGAGAAGAAGAGAGCTCTGAAATTAACAATGGCGAacaagggaaaggaagggaacaATCCAAAAATAATGCAAAGGAGTGCACATCAGTCATCAAGgataagaataagaaaaaaaagtcAATTGAAATTTCTCACAACATGAAATTGCCTGAAGGTAGTCTTACAGGTGTTGAAAATTCAAAGAGCTTGCATCATTATGTTAGAAGAAATAAATGCAATTGCTCATCCAAAAGTGACATTCGCTGCAAAGTACAAGACACACTACGTTTATTTCACGCTGTTCTCAGAAAGCTAGTGCAAGCTAATGAAACAAAGACTCAGGGCCGAGTGGATGCTAGTATTCAGCTAATTGCTGCCGCAAAGATTCTTAAGGATAATGATAAGTATGtcaatacaaaaaaaatgttggGGGCTGTCCCCGGAGTTGAAGTGGGTGATCTTTTCAACTATCGTTTTGAACTTGCGATGATTGGGCTTCATAGGCAAATTCAAAGGGGTATAGATTTTATTAATCAGGATGGAAAAATTATTGCAATAAGCATTGTGGATTCTGGACGTTATGATAATGATACAGTCGACTCTCATGTATTGATATATAGCGGTCAAGGGGGAAATGTAGCGGGTGGATGCAAGCTGCTACAAGATCAGAAACTTGAGAATGGGAATCTTGCTCTAAAGAATAGTATCGATAAGAGGAATATGGTAAGGGTTATTCGAGGCTTTAAAGAGAGGAAGCAGATTGGTGGTAGACGTACAACAACTGCAACATATATTTATGATGGATTATACACTGTTGAAAGATATTGGCATGATCTTGGGCCTCATGGAAAATGGACATATAAGTTTGAGTTGAGAAGAGCTCCAAATCAGCCAGAACAACCAATGAACAAAGTGAAGCGGGAAAAACACGAAAAGCAACCGAAAAAAGCAAGGAAATCGAAGAAACGGGAAGCTTGTAACGTGAACGATATTTCAAAAGGAAAAGAGAAATTTCCAATTTGTGCTGTCAATACCATAGATAATGAGAAAAGTCCTCCATTTACTTATATTACTGAGGTTATGTATCCTGATTGGTGTCAGCTTATACCTCCCGAGGGCTGTGACTGCAAGGATGGCTGTTCAAGTTCGAAGCATTGTGCTTGTTCCATCAAGAACGGAGGGGAGATCCCGTACAATTATAGTGGGGCAATTGTTGAAGAAAAGTCCCTTGTGTATGAATGTGGGCCTTCGTGCAAGTGTCCTCCAACTTGTCACAATAGAGTAAGCCAACATGGTATTAAACATCCTCTTGAGATCTTCAAGACTGAATCCAATGGGTGGGGTCTCAGACCTTTATCTTCAATTGCATCTGGTAGTTTTGTATGTGAGTACATTGGAGAGCTCCTTGATGACAATGATGCCGAACAGAGAACTGACAATAATGCGTATCTATTTGGTATTGGACAATATTACAATGATCTTACTCTTCGTGAAGGACTTTCGGCTCTTATACCTGACATGCCACTGAGTTGTACCAATGTGGTTGAAAATGCTGGTTTTACCCTTGATGCAGCAAAATTTGCGAATGTTGGAAGGTTCATCAATCATAGCTGCTCTCCAAACCTTTTTGCGCAGAATGTGCTTTATGATTCCGAGGACAAGAGCCTTCCGCACATAATGTTTTTTGCAGCACAAAATATACCTCCTCTGCAAGAGCTCACTTACCATTACAATCATACAGTAGATCAAGTTATTGACTCTAGCAAGAATATCAAGAAAAAGAGTTGCGCCTGTTGCTCAAACAATTGCACATGCAGCAAATAA